One Natronomonas gomsonensis genomic window, AGAAGCGCTACTACTGGGCGGAGTTGCCGCCGGCGGTCGTCATCCTCGCGGTCGTCGACGACCCGGCGTCGTTTGGGCTTCCCGGCGAGGGACGCTCGGTCGCGATGGTCGAGCAGTTCCGGCCCACCATCCGGGAGTTGTGTTACGAACTCCCGGCGGGCATCGTCGAGGACGGCGAGAGTTACGCCGAGGCGGGCGCCCGCGAGTTGGAAGAGGAGGTCGGCCTCGTCGCGGAATCGGTCGAACTCATCGAGGACTTCTGGTGTTCGACTGGCGTGTTGCGTCACGAACGCGGCATCGCGTGGGCCGAAGGGTTCTCTGTCGGCGCCCGGGAACTCGACGGCAACGAGTTCCTCGACGTGAAGACGGTGCCCGTCGAATCCGCACTCGACCTCGCTCGGT contains:
- a CDS encoding NUDIX hydrolase — its product is MADPSPSDHDWHVVESVTEYETGWYTGGYDLVELPDGREKRYYWAELPPAVVILAVVDDPASFGLPGEGRSVAMVEQFRPTIRELCYELPAGIVEDGESYAEAGARELEEEVGLVAESVELIEDFWCSTGVLRHERGIAWAEGFSVGARELDGNEFLDVKTVPVESALDLARSGPANDATLEGLLLAEADGLL